TTTAACAAACCCTACAACTGGTGGAGTTTCAGCTAGTTTTGCGCCATTAGCAGATGTAATAATAGCTGAACCTGGAGCTTTAATCTGTTTTGCTGGACCCAGAGTTATTAAACAAACTATAGGAAAAGATTTACCAGAGGATTTTGGTCTTGCAGAAACTAATTTAAAAAATGGTCAAGTTGATATGGTTGTATCCCGTACTAAACTAAAAGAAAAATTAGCCTTATTATTAAAAATATTTGATAAAACAAAAAATAGTTATTTTAAAAAGAAGTATTGAACGATTTGGGTATAGTTTCTTGACAATTTGTCCTCTCCCCTGGTGGGAGAGGGAAAGGGAGAGGGGGAAGATTTAAAATGTCTGCGAAACTATACAACAAATCTACTAATGGAAATTAGATAATAAAATATCAGATTCTAATTTAAAAAAGGTTACTAAATGAATATAGAGGATTTAAAAAAAGTTCCAAAGCCATATAAAAAAGAAGCAGCGTCACAATTTTCTAAATTGGCAAAAATAAAAAAAATACCATTACTACGTGGAGTTCACTTAAGTGATATCATCAAAAAGATTTCAAGTAAAATTGCCCTATTTACACGAAAGGGTAGAAGTCAAAAGAGGGCATGGCAAATAGTAGAAACTGCCAGATATGAAGGTCGTCCACAAACAAAAGACTATATTGAAAAGATATGTGATGAATTTATAGAGCTAAAAGGAGATAGATTATTTAGAGAGGACCCATCAATAGTTGGAGGGTTAGGATTAATTGAGGGGAAGTCAGTAGTTATTATTGGTCATCAAAAGGGAAAAACTACAGAAGAAAGACTGCATTATAATTTTGGTATGGCAAGTCCAGAAGGATACAGAAAATCACAGAGATTGATGAAAATGGCTGAAAAATTCATGATGCCAATAATAACATTTATTGATACCCCAGGTGCATATCCAGATGTTGGAGCAGAAGAAAGAGGGCAAGCAAGTGCTATAGCTCACAACGTACTTTTAATGAGTGGGCTTAAAATTCCAATTATAGCAATTGTAATAGGTGAGGGTGGAAGTGGAGGAGCATTAGCACTTGGGCTTGCTGATTATGTAATGATGCTTCAAAAATCAATATATTCAGTAATATCTCCT
The nucleotide sequence above comes from Actinomycetota bacterium. Encoded proteins:
- a CDS encoding acetyl-CoA carboxylase carboxyltransferase subunit alpha — protein: MNIEDLKKVPKPYKKEAASQFSKLAKIKKIPLLRGVHLSDIIKKISSKIALFTRKGRSQKRAWQIVETARYEGRPQTKDYIEKICDEFIELKGDRLFREDPSIVGGLGLIEGKSVVIIGHQKGKTTEERLHYNFGMASPEGYRKSQRLMKMAEKFMMPIITFIDTPGAYPDVGAEERGQASAIAHNVLLMSGLKIPIIAIVIGEGGSGGALALGLADYVMMLQKSIYSVISPEGCAAILWQDSNSSRLAAAALKLTSKDLKKLNIIDEIIPEPRGGAHKNLDKVAKLIKKSILKTLDKLEQLDPNELKLRRTKKYQEMGIYKE